In Deltaproteobacteria bacterium, a single window of DNA contains:
- a CDS encoding CBS domain-containing protein, whose translation MLLRKRAWDIMREEYPSVRDDASISQVIQALEGGRKNSSDLNFVVVFDRSGAFKGVVSMWNIIQSIGPCLLSGLGLLEKEVNWDQAFHRACRTCAQVDLGEYLQRDVPVVKPNDPLARILEIFLGYRRGRAVVEEGGKIIGIVVLADLYREIGLALDQS comes from the coding sequence ATGCTCCTGCGCAAAAGAGCCTGGGACATCATGCGCGAAGAATACCCCTCAGTCAGGGATGACGCGTCCATCTCCCAGGTCATCCAGGCCCTCGAGGGCGGCCGGAAAAATTCGTCTGATTTGAACTTCGTCGTCGTCTTCGACCGGTCCGGGGCCTTCAAGGGCGTCGTGTCCATGTGGAACATCATCCAGTCCATCGGCCCCTGTCTCCTCTCGGGGCTCGGACTCCTGGAAAAGGAGGTCAACTGGGACCAGGCCTTTCATCGGGCCTGCCGGACCTGCGCCCAGGTGGACCTTGGCGAATACCTTCAACGTGACGTCCCGGTGGTCAAACCCAACGACCCCTTGGCTAGAATTCTGGAAATTTTCCTCGGCTATCGTCGTGGTCGTGCAGTAGTCGAGGAGGGAGGAAAAATCATCGGCATTGTCGTTCTTGCCGATCTCTACCGGGAAATTGGCCTTGCCTTAGACCAGTCCTGA